GCAATGGCTCTTTGGGTCAAAGTGACCGCTGGTTTGATGCACGCAGAATTCAACTTCGATGCCATACTCCTTACACTTTCTGACCAGCTCGAGGCTGTTCAGGAAGGGCACCAAGTTGTCATCCTTTGAATGGATAACGATAATCCGTGGGCAGTTTTTCTTGAGCTGCTCAAAGTTTACGTAGTCCTTCCAGAAGGGGAACCATTTGCTTAAGGGCCACCGGTAGAGTGGGGCAACCATGATGAGGCCATCGATAGGCAGGTCATTTTCAGAGAGAGCCTTAAGGGCAACTTTGCCTCCAAAACTATGACAAACAATAACCTTGGGACCCGGAAGTTCCTTGGCTTTTTGCAATGCCAGTCTTACCCCAAGAACCGTTGATGGTGCCCAGGTGTAAGGGAGTTGGCAGAAATGGTGGGGGATAGCC
This region of Verrucomicrobiia bacterium genomic DNA includes:
- a CDS encoding alpha/beta fold hydrolase; amino-acid sequence: MKSVLILGGWKANAQAGWMPWLIQWLGQRAIPHHFCQLPYTWAPSTVLGVRLALQKAKELPGPKVIVCHSFGGKVALKALSENDLPIDGLIMVAPLYRWPLSKWFPFWKDYVNFEQLKKNCPRIIVIHSKDDNLVPFLNSLELVRKCKEYGIEVEFCVHQTSGHFDPKSHCFELPEVVEAYEKICASS